A genomic stretch from Theobroma cacao cultivar B97-61/B2 chromosome 4, Criollo_cocoa_genome_V2, whole genome shotgun sequence includes:
- the LOC18601479 gene encoding uncharacterized protein At3g28850 — protein sequence MGCASSKQKRCRYCQAPYSPVPRSYSMHVHHPAQHKGDSYHVVALTSTTLGSLKLETNHQTNGSSINVAAFNGNLENGNKINGNVKEVEEESKGLAMEVIEAKVWSKMIEDKIPKIVPKTPVRTPPGEPETINTWEMMAGLEDISPLRSPGHFRSFSFDVVRNSAPKENSTVSPNPMWLQMEKDDDQKSNSGITDFDPEVISSFRKSLEQLPFDNPCHLRPQENDKEQDYEKNVNGVVVSDCKLNKDKVVVYFTSLRGVRKTYEDCCHVRVILKSLGVRIDERDVSMHSGFKEELKELIGEVYRGGLPRVFVGKKYIGGAEEIRRMHEEGQLEKAVEGCEMVDDDGGVSGGACEACGDIRFVPCETCSGSCKVYYEDDEEEEGEENAGEDGEYGFQRCPDCNENGLIRCPICCY from the coding sequence atGGGTTGTGCTAGTTCCAAGCAAAAACGATGCCGGTATTGCCAGGCTCCTTATTCACCTGTTCCAAGAAGCTATTCAATGCATGTGCATCATCCGGCTCAACACAAGGGTGATAGCTACCATGTTGTAGCTTTAACATCCACCACATTAGGCTCTCTCAAGCTAGAAACCAACCACCAAACCAATGGCAGTAGCATCAACGTTGCAGCATTTAATGGCAATCTCGAAAACggcaataaaatcaatgggAATGTGAAAGAAGTCGAGGAGGAGAGCAAAGGGTTGGCTATGGAAGTGATTGAAGCAAAAGTTTGGTCAAAAATGATTGAAGATAAGATCCCAAAAATTGTTCCGAAAACGCCGGTCAGGACTCCTCCTGGAGAGCCTGAAACAATTAATACATGGGAAATGATGGCAGGGCTTGAGGATATCAGTCCTCTTCGTTCTCCGGGTCATTTCAGgagtttttcttttgatgTTGTTAGGAATTCAGCTCCAAAAGAAAATAGCACGGTGTCTCCAAACCCTATGTGGCTTCAAATGGAAAAAGATGATGATCAGAAATCGAATTCGGGGATTACGGATTTTGATCCGGAAGTAATTTCTAGTTTTAGGAAATCGCTTGAACAGCTTCCTTTCGATAACCCTTGTCATCTCAGGCCTCAGGAGAATGACAAAGAGCAAGATTATGAGAAGAACGTAAATGGGGTTGTTGTTTCAGATTGTAAGCTTAACAAGGATAAGGTTGTTGTGTATTTTACTAGTTTAAGAGGGGTTCGGAAGACATACGAGGATTGTTGTCATGTTAGAGTGATCCTGAAAAGCTTGGGAGTTCGTATTGATGAACGAGATGTTTCAATGCATTCAGGGTTTAAAGAGGAATTGAAAGAGCTGATTGGAGAAGTGTATAGAGGTGGATTGCCAAGGGTATTTGTGGGAAAAAAATACATTGGCGGAGCCGAGGAGATAAGGCGAATGCACGAGGAGGGTCAGCTAGAGAAGGCGGTTGAAGGGTGTGAAATGGTGGATGATGATGGTGGAGTTAGTGGTGGAGCTTGTGAGGCTTGTGGGGATATCAGGTTTGTGCCTTGTGAGACTTGTTCAGGGAGTTGTAAAGTGTATtatgaagatgatgaagaagaagaaggagaagaaaatgcAGGTGAAGACGGTGAGTATGGCTTTCAAAGGTGTCCTGATTGTAATGAAAATGGACTTATCCGCTGCCCAATTTGCTGCTACTAA